The following proteins come from a genomic window of Rubinisphaera margarita:
- a CDS encoding glucosamine-6-phosphate deaminase, protein MQVKIHETVQEMGQAAAQAGAAKIREAIAERGEARIIVATGASQFTVLEALVQEPDIDWSKVTGFHLDEYLGLPMSHPASFRGYLKERFVDKVPLKAFHYLDGEGDAPAECERVGKLLQEAPIDVTFCGIGENGHLAFNDPPADFDTQTPYLIVNLDDACRKQQLGEGWFPTFDDVPSQAISMSIQQILKSKTIICSVPDERKSVAVQGSVEGPVTPDVPASILQTHGDTTLYLDTEAARKLQSHQPM, encoded by the coding sequence ATGCAGGTGAAGATTCACGAAACGGTCCAGGAAATGGGACAGGCCGCCGCCCAGGCCGGTGCCGCCAAAATCCGAGAAGCGATCGCCGAACGTGGCGAAGCTCGAATCATCGTCGCGACCGGAGCGTCCCAGTTCACCGTTCTCGAAGCTCTTGTCCAGGAGCCGGATATCGACTGGTCCAAGGTCACCGGGTTCCACTTGGATGAATACCTCGGCCTGCCGATGTCGCACCCGGCTTCGTTCCGGGGTTATCTCAAGGAACGATTCGTCGACAAGGTTCCCTTGAAGGCCTTCCACTATCTCGACGGCGAAGGGGACGCCCCGGCCGAATGTGAGCGGGTCGGCAAGCTGCTGCAGGAAGCTCCGATCGACGTCACCTTCTGCGGAATTGGCGAGAACGGCCACCTGGCGTTCAACGATCCGCCAGCCGACTTCGATACGCAAACGCCCTATCTGATCGTGAACCTGGACGATGCCTGCCGGAAGCAGCAGCTCGGAGAAGGCTGGTTCCCGACCTTCGACGACGTCCCGTCCCAGGCGATCAGCATGTCGATCCAGCAGATCCTCAAGTCGAAGACGATCATCTGCAGCGTGCCCGATGAACGAAAATCGGTCGCCGTGCAGGGTTCGGTGGAAGGGCCGGTAACCCCGGATGTCCCCGCTTCGATCCTGCAGACTCATGGCGACACGACGCTGTATCTGGATACCGAAGCCGCCCGGAAGCTGCAGTCGCATCAGCCGATGTAG